CGGGTCGTTCTATTGTATCAGACCTATGGCAACGGCCCGCGCGACGCGATTTGTCTGGCGACATCCACGGACGGCATCACTTTCGAACGGCATCCGGACAATCCCGTGTTCCGGCCGACCGGCGCCTGGACGTCCGGCCGCGCGATCGACGGTGAACTGGTCCTCTTCCGCCGCCGCCTCTGGATGTTCTTTGCCACGCGGGATCCGTCCATGACCACCCAGATGATCGGCGTGGCCAGTGCCGATCCGGCCTCGAATCTCGGACCGAGCGCATGGAGACTGGAACGTGATGGGCCGATTCTTGCGCCGGAACTTCCCTGGGAGCGTTGTTGCGTCGAAGCCCCGTCCGTTGTGGAGCGTGGAGGCCGGCTCTGGATGTTCTATGCGGGCGGCTACAACAACGAGCCACAGCAGATCGGTGTGGCAGTCAGTGACGATGGTCGCCAGTGGAGCCGGTGGTCGAAGCAGCCGCTCCTGCGCAACGGTTCTCCGGGTGACTGGAACGCATCCGAGAGCGGCCACCCGGGCTTTTTTGAAGACCGGGACGGCCGCAGCTATCTCTTCTTCCAGGGCAACAACGACCGAGGTCACAGCTGGTGGATCTCATGGGTGGCCGTAGAGTGGGGTGCGCAAGGCCCGAGAATTGTAGACATGAACGCGCGGGCGGCAGAATCAAGCATCAGTGGCCGGCTTTGGTGAGCCGCTTCGATCGCCCACCGGTTCGCGATGGGAAACGCACGCCGCCGCCGGCGGAAACGCACCTCAGCGGTCGGCCACCGGTGCCCAGAGATCAACGCCCCCGCCGAGTAGCTCCAGCACGGGCCTTGTGACCTTCGCCAATTCTTCGCAGACGGCCGGCGGCAATACCAGACTTCCGGCGCGCGCGTTTCGTCGC
This genomic window from Kiritimatiellia bacterium contains:
- a CDS encoding family 43 glycosylhydrolase, producing MSAPTERRRPRQNKGLTLGFLERLSSLTARATLAGALLCPAVAPGADPPPVRPPAAAPPRFSDESRRGRPFAKDPSVVRLGDRYLMYFSLPPWSSNLAPPNATRGWSIGIAESRDLMTWRKIAELMPQQQCERNGICAPGARVIGERVVLLYQTYGNGPRDAICLATSTDGITFERHPDNPVFRPTGAWTSGRAIDGELVLFRRRLWMFFATRDPSMTTQMIGVASADPASNLGPSAWRLERDGPILAPELPWERCCVEAPSVVERGGRLWMFYAGGYNNEPQQIGVAVSDDGRQWSRWSKQPLLRNGSPGDWNASESGHPGFFEDRDGRSYLFFQGNNDRGHSWWISWVAVEWGAQGPRIVDMNARAAESSISGRLW